The Anolis carolinensis isolate JA03-04 chromosome 1, rAnoCar3.1.pri, whole genome shotgun sequence genome window below encodes:
- the LOC103281302 gene encoding oocyte zinc finger protein XlCOF6 — translation MKKKSCQDGDLAEFLTSLTEKKEKKKSQLSVLEFNTHITVDMTEKASKFLECEKSFTQNVNLCSHERTHTGEKPYTCLECGKCFTQNGHLRSHQRIHTGEKPYTCLECGKSFTASGHLRSHERTHTGEKPYTCLLCGQSFTQSANLRRHQKTHTGEKPYTCLECGKRFTECGNLRSHQRIHTGEKPYMCLQCGQSFTNHSSLRLHQRTHTGEKPYKCVECGKSFTQSADLRSHQRIHTGEKPFTCLECGQSFTHHSSLHSHQRSHTGEKPYTCLECGKSFTKSTNLHFHQRTHTGEKPYTCLECGKTFTRSGYLCSHQRTHTGEKPYKCLECGQNFTKNINLRLHERTHTGEKPYTCLECGQSFSCISGLHSHQMTHTGEKPYECLECGKCFTQSANLHRHQWTHIREKSYACLECGQSFTQISALRSHQTIHTGEKPYKCLECGQSFTNHSSLRLHQRTHTGEKPYTCLECGKSFTQSAHLHRHQWTHTRQKPYVCLECGQSFTQNSGLRSHQRTHTGEKPFTCLECGKTFTQRANLHRHQRIHTGEKPYACLECGQSFIQNSDLHSHQRTHTGEKPYACLECGKSFTQSANLHRHQRTHTVEKS, via the coding sequence ATGAAGAAGAAATCCTGTCAAGATGGCGATCTTGCTGAGTTCTTGACCTCACTtacagagaagaaagaaaaaaagaagagccaATTATCTGTATTGGAATTCAACACCCATATCACTGTTGACATGACTGAGAAAGCATCTAAATTTCTGGAGTGTGAAAAGAGTTTTACTCAGAATGTGAATCTATGTTCACATGAAAGGacacacactggggagaaaccctatacgtgcctggagtgtggaaagtgctTCACTCAAAATGGACACTTACGTtcgcatcaaaggattcacactggggagaaaccctatacatgcctggagtgtggaaagagtttcactgcaagtggacatctacgttcacatgaaaggactcacactggggagaaaccctatacatgcctgttgtgtggacagagcttcactcagagtgcaaatctacgtagacatcaaaagactcacactggtgagaaaccctatacatgcctggaatgtggaaagcgCTTCACTGAGTGtggaaatctacgttcacatcaaaggattcacactggggagaagccctatatgTGCCtgcagtgtggacagagcttcactaatCATTCGAGTCTACGTttgcatcaaaggacccacaccggggagaaaccgtATAAATGcgtagagtgtggaaagagcttcactcagagtgcagatctacgttcacatcaaagaatccacactggagagaaaccctttacatgcctggagtgtggacaaagcttcactcATCATTCGAGTCTACATTCGCATCAAAGGagccacactggggagaaaccctacacatgcctggagtgtgggaaaagcTTTACTAAGAGTACAAATCTACATtttcatcaaaggactcacactggtgagaaaccctatacatgcctggagtgtggaaagacaTTCACCCGTAGTGGATATCTGTGttcgcatcaaaggactcacactggggaaaaaccctataaatgcttggagtgtggacagaacttCACTAAGAATATAAATCTACGTTTGcatgaaaggacccacactggagagaaaccctatacatgcctggagtgtggacagagctttagtTGTATTTCAGGTTTACATTCCCATCAgatgactcacactggggaaaaaccttatgaatgtctggagtgtggaaagtgctTCACTCAAAGTGCaaatctacatagacatcaaTGGACTCACATTCGGGAGAAATCCTATGCATGcttggaatgtggacagagcttcactcaaatTTCagctctacgttcacatcaaacgattcacactggggagaaaccctataaatgcttggagtgtggacagagctttactaaTCATTCGAGTTTACGTttgcatcaaaggacccacactggggagaaaccctatacatgcctagagtgtggaaagagcttcactcaaagTGCACACCTGCATAGACATCAATGGACTCACACTCGCCAGAAACCTTAtgtatgcctggagtgtggacagagcttcactcagaattcaggcctacgttcacatcaaaggactcacactggtgagaaaccctttacatgcctggagtgtggaaagacctTCACTCAGCGTGCAAacttacatagacatcaaaggattcacactggggagaaaccttatgcatgcctggagtgtggacagagcttcattcaGAATTCagatctacattcacatcaaaggactcacactggggagaaaccttatgcatgcctggagtgtggaaagagcttcactcagagtgcaaatctacatagacatcaaCGGACGCACACTGTAGAAAAATCCTAA